The sequence below is a genomic window from Fusobacterium simiae.
TGGCAATCTATAACTTCTTTTGGAACTAATGAACCTGCATAAATAATAACATCTGCTTCTTTAACTATTCTTTGTCCTTTTATTGTTATTAACTCTGGGTCACCAGGTCCTGCTCCTATAAAGTAAACTTTTTCCATTTTTCAAAACCTCCCTTTTTAACTATTAGAGTTGTAAAATATGGAATATCATCTTCTGTTAAATCTTTTATATCGTAGTAAACTTTTTGATTTTCTTTTCCACAGTTTGAAACCATAATAATTTTATCTATATTTCCTGTTTTTATAAGTGCTTGTTTTAAAGTTTCAAAATTTCTGCTAACTTTCATAAAAACTATATTGTCATTATTTTGCAATTCAAATTCAATATCAGTTTTTTTATTAAGTGATATAACTTTTAAAGTTTCATCTCCTATCATAAGTGGAAAATTAAATCTTGAAGCCATATCAACAAAAGATGAAATACCTGGAACTGTTTCAACTAAATATTTTTCAGGCAAATGTTCTAAAATATATACATAAGTGCTATATGTCATAGTATCTCCAATGGTTAAGAAACCTACATTTTTACCTTTATCTAATAAATCTTGAACTATCTTAGCATTTTCTTTTCTTGCATTTTCTCTATCTTCAAGTGATTTTAACATAGGAAACTCAACAAAAACTTTCTCTATGTTCTCTTTCATATATTGTTTTGTGATTTCATAAGCAACACTTCCATCATCTTTTTTAGCTTCTGGCAATATCACTACATCTAATTTTTTTAAGGTGTTTATTGCTTTTAGAGTTATTTCTTCTGGATCTCCAACCCCAACACCTATACCATAAAATTTGTTATTCATTTTTTCTCCTCTAAAAAAATTTTATTTATTCTTTGTAACTATTAATTTTTTTTAAAAATTCTATCTCTTTTGGATCTACTTCTTTTATACTAAATAGGTAATACAATGATTTTTCTACTTCTT
It includes:
- the cobI gene encoding precorrin-2 C(20)-methyltransferase, which gives rise to MNNKFYGIGVGVGDPEEITLKAINTLKKLDVVILPEAKKDDGSVAYEITKQYMKENIEKVFVEFPMLKSLEDRENARKENAKIVQDLLDKGKNVGFLTIGDTMTYSTYVYILEHLPEKYLVETVPGISSFVDMASRFNFPLMIGDETLKVISLNKKTDIEFELQNNDNIVFMKVSRNFETLKQALIKTGNIDKIIMVSNCGKENQKVYYDIKDLTEDDIPYFTTLIVKKGGFEKWKKFTL